From one Lycium ferocissimum isolate CSIRO_LF1 chromosome 7, AGI_CSIRO_Lferr_CH_V1, whole genome shotgun sequence genomic stretch:
- the LOC132064740 gene encoding protein FLOURY 1-like, with the protein MQIIRLVCFLFILCSIFEFNKRFLGCFLDFVFMDCVESLKHLSLNADLGFGFLVFGWFGQVYKVLGLFLLFGLGLRVLQFSWYCKGWNRFLCAFCGKSGELRNGCSKNDFDDKCSEKMIFCKSGLLKLLMNEKNETSDDELDDEHECCDEDKVFDVLSLRKMVKIERGKANAACLELEKERMAAATAAEETMAMILRLQNEKSLVEMETNQYKRLAEEKQLHDQEVIQSLQWLVLKHESERTILEDQLKLCREKLKSFGKRDYEGDHSEGTEENHSSLNANLDDAFHYTLFSSLDMDLSPE; encoded by the coding sequence ATGCAGATTATTCGTCTTGTATGTTTCTTGTTCATTTTATGCTCAATCTTTGAGTTTAACAAGAGGTTTTTGGGTTGTTTTCTTGACTTTGTTTTCATGGATTGTGTTGAATCCCTTAAGCATTTGAGTTTGAATGCTGATTTGGGATTTGGGTTTCTTGTGTTTGGTTGGTTTGGGCAAGTGTATAAAGTTTTGgggttgtttttgttgtttggtTTGGGATTAAGGGTCTTGCAATTTAGTTGGTATTGTAAGGGTTGGAACCGTTTTCTTTGTGCTTTTTGTGGGAAATCAGGTGAATTGAGAAATGGATgttcaaaaaatgattttgatgaCAAGTGTAGTGAAAAGATGATATTTTGCAAGTCTGGGTTGTTAAAACTGTTGatgaatgaaaaaaatgaaaccaGTGATGATGAATTGGATGATGAACATGAGTGTTGTGATGAAGACAAAGTGTTTGATGTTTTGTCACTCAGAAAAATGGTTAAGATTGAAAGGGGCAAAGCAAATGCTGCTTGTTTGGAACTTGAAAAGGAGAGAATGGCAGCTGCTACAGCAGCTGAGGAAACAATGGCAATGATTTTGCGCTTACAAAATGAGAAGAGTTTAGTTGAAATGGAAACAAATCAATATAAAAGATTGGCTGAGGAGAAGCAATTACACGATCAAGAAGTGATTCAATCATTACAATGGCTTGTACTTAAACATGAATCAGAAAGGACTATCTTGGAAGACCAACTCAAATTATGTAGAGAAAAGTTGAAGTCTTTTGGGAAAAGGGATTATGAAGGGGACCACTCAGAAGGAACTGAGGAGAATCATAGTTCTCTCAATGCCAACCTTGATGATGCTTTTCATTATACACTCTTTAGCTCTCTTGACATGGATTTGTCGCCagagtaa
- the LOC132064739 gene encoding psbP domain-containing protein 1, chloroplastic translates to MRILQASNIYGVAFGIPSLSSSRTKRHATIPTGEALAKSVPIASKFSEQHFLKKGDMEKEGNSVVLEKKDFAVPRRKAMALIFSSFVLSNYELPKVAYAQSIEFREYIDTFDGYSFLYPRNWIQVRGAGADIFFRDPLVLDENLSVEISSPSSSKYKSVKDLGPPQEAGKGVLRQYLTEFMSTRLGVRRESSVLSTSSRVADDGKLYYEVEVNIKSYANNNELAVMPQDRVARLEWDRRYLSVLGVENNCLYELRIQTPEKVFSQEESDIRAIMESFRVNKIAA, encoded by the exons ATGAGAATTCTTCAGGCTTCCAACATCTATGGTGTTGCCTTTGGCATTccatccctttcttcttctcgcACTAAGCGCCATGCCACCATACCCACAG GGGAAGCATTGGCCAAATCTGTTCCAATAGCAAGCAAGTTCTCGGAGCAGCATTTTTTGAAGAAGGGAGATATGgagaaagaaggaaattcaGTTGTTCTCGAG AAAAAAGATTTTGCAGTTCCAAGGAGAAAGGCCATGGCCCTGATATTCTCCAGTTTTGTGCTCTCAAATTATGAATTGCCCAAAGTTGCATATGCTCAATCTATTGAGTTCAGGGAATATATTGATACCTTTGACGGCTATTCGTTTTTGTATCCTCGAAACTGGATTCAAGTGCGTGGTGCTGGTGCTGACATATTTTTCAGGGATCCTCTTGTTTTAGATGAAAATCTCTCAGTGGAGATATCATCTCCTTCATCCTCTAAGTACAAAAGTGTAAAAGATTTGGGTCCACCACAAGAAGCTGGAAAGGGAGTCCTTAGACAATATTTGACTGAGTTTATGTCCACTAGACTTGGTGTCAGACGCGAATCAAGTGTTCTTTCCACTTCGTCAAGGGTAGCTGATGATGGCAAGCTGTATTATGAAGTTGAG GTGAATATCAAGTCTTATGCAAACAATAACGAACTGGCTGTAATGCCACAAGATCGAGTTGCTCGTCTGGAATGGGACAGGCGATATCTATCAGTCCTCGGAGTGGAAAACAACTGTTTATATGAATTGAGAATACAAACTCCTGAAAAGGTATTTTCCCAAGAGGAAAGTGACATTCGTGCAATTATGGAATCCTTCAGAGTAAACAAGATTGCAGCTTGA